In the Setaria italica strain Yugu1 chromosome VI, Setaria_italica_v2.0, whole genome shotgun sequence genome, one interval contains:
- the LOC101783827 gene encoding uncharacterized protein LOC101783827: MIRAPSNETPVKISNSPRWYPYFKDCVGAIDGTHVYAGVPAKIQATFRGRKHYPTQNVLADVDFDMKFTYVLAGWEGSAHDATVLADALEREDGLRVPPGKFYLVDAGYACRPGFLPPYRGTRYHLKEYGARNYPTNPRELFNLRHSSLRVSVERAFGALKNRFRIIDNKPFHPYKTQVKLVLACCILHNWILGHGVDEVVPTEFSWVPNNNDSPGHGVQMDDNAVWAQRMAEEMNAEILAADELVFPGGAVGAIGADGDDGPVGAVGVAPSAAQQRPAMRWTDVMFGFILLRMCQLISTGVRADKGFKEVHLNQVAKALHEFSGNEVTGIQVYNHLRKWRQRWVKISKLRELSGALWNGDSSMIVLEEEHYNGHIKFKYLTSVVLMLAHPKDAEYLNKPIVYYQEMMVIFGNGQATGKYAMGSNEALGSPSEFAYSPMKHDLPEELTPGKPEAAYVSKSEPPVGSKRKRSMLSDDDVLVFTGMTDVVNNVADVIRSTKVEDSHPDLYGALMYMPGFSEEALMLAYGHLLNNKAQGSAFVQMSHSHRVLWLSTYLAKNNYM, encoded by the exons ATGATTAGAGCTCCATCTAATGAGACACCAGTTAAGATAAGCAATAGCccaagatggtacccatatttcaag GACTGTGTTGGGGCAATAGATGGGACTCATGTATATGCTGGAGTTCCAGCCAAGATCCAAGCAACATTTAGGGGAAGGAAGCACTACCCCACACAAAATGTTCTTGCTGATGTTGACTTTGATATGAAATTTACTTATGTCTTAGCTGGTTGGGAAGGGTCTGCTCATGATGCTACTGTTCTTGCTGATGCACTAGAGAGGGAGGATGGGTTAAGGGTTCCACCAG GAAAATTCTACTTagtagatgctggatatgctTGTCGTCCTGGATTCCTTCCTCCTTACCGTGGCACTAGGTACCATCTGAAAGAGTATGGTGCTAGGAACTACCCAACCAACCCAAGGGAGTTGTTTAATTTGAGGCATTCAAGTCTGAGAGTATCTGTTGAAAGGGCTTTTGGTGCTTTGAAGAACCGTTTTCGCATCATTGATAATAAACCATTTCATCCCTACAAGACACAAGTCAAGTTAGTACTtgcttgctgcatattgcaTAATTGGATACTTGGGCATGGGGTTGATGAGGTAGTTCCTACTGAGTTCTCATGGGTGCCCAACAATAATGATAGTCCTGGTCATGGGGTCCAGATGGATGACAATGCTGTTTGGGCTCAAA GAATGGCTGAGGAGATGAATGCTGAGATCCTTGCTGCTGATGAGCTTGTGTTCCCTGGTGGGGCTGTTGGGGCTATTGGGGCTGATGGGGATGATGGCCCTGTTGGGGCTGTTGGGGTTGCTCCAAGTGCTGCTCAGCAGAGACCTGCTATGAGGTGGACAGATGTGATGTTTGGATTTATTCTTCTCCGCATGTGCCAGCTGATTTCAACTGGTGTTAGGGCTGATAAAGGTTTCAAAGAAGTCCACCTCAATCAGGTTGCCAAGGCTTTGCATGAGTTCAGTGGCAATGAAGTCACTGGCATACAGGTGTATAACCACTTGAGAAAGTGGAGGCAGAGGTGGGTTAAAATCTCAAAGCTGAGAGAGCTGAGTGGAGCCTTGTGGAATGGGGACAGCTCCATGATTGTCCTTGAGGAGGAGCACTACAATGGCCACATCAAG TTTAAGTATCTAACTTCAGTTGTGCTAATGCTGGCACACCCCAAAGATGCTGAGTACCTCAACAAGCCAATTGTGTACTACCAGGAGATGATGGTCATCTTTGGTAATGGTCAGGCAACAGGTAAGTATGCTATGGGGTCAAATGAGGCTCTTGGTAGTCCTTCTGAGTTTGCCTACAGCCCAATGAAGCATGACCTGCCTGAGGAGCTTACTCCTGGAAAGCCTGAGGCAGCTTATGTGTCCAAGTCAGAACCACCTGTGGGAAGCAAGAGAAAGAGGTCCATGCTGTCAGATGATGATGTACTTGTGTTCACTGGCATGACTGATGTAGTGAACAATGTTGCAGATGTTATACGTTCTACCAAGGTTGAGGATTCCCACCCTGACTTGTATGGTGCACTGATGTACATGCCAGGGTTCAGTGAGGAAGCTCTAATGCTTGCATATGGTCACCTGCTTAACAATAAGGCCCAGGGATCTGCTTTTGTGCAGATGTCTCACTCACACCGTGTTCTTTGGCTGAGTACCTACTTGGCCAAGAACAACTACATGTGA
- the LOC101776258 gene encoding COP9 signalosome complex subunit 3 isoform X3 — protein MESLEALVAHIQGLSGSPEEVAHLHSLLKQADGDSLRSHAAALVPFLTHLSPEAHSLGYLYLLEACATSGANLGADFLVTVADFLTACSADQIRLAPDKFLNVCRVFKDQVMLLNTPIRGIAPLRAAVRKIQASPEQLTPVHAEYLLLCLLAKQYKAGLSVLEDDIFEVDQPKDLFLYCYYGGMIYIGLKKFPKASELLHNAVTAPMSSLNAIAVEAYKKYILVSLIQNGQVPSFPKYTSATAQRNMKNHAQIYVELSTCYGNGRYTDLETFVESNAAVFQSDNNLGLAKQVLSSMYKRNIQRLTQTYLTLSLEDIARSVQLDTPRDAEMHVLRMIEDGEIHATINQKDGMVSFHEDPEQYKSVEMVEHIDTSIQRLTALSKKLASIDENMACDPAYLLKVDVKDTGDSWEQHFDKISVEERSKFDEETLYNLEGIKKKKSYSRKPDGFRNEYIVLTILVAADGALKFPQVRNYADLEAVVEKLNSIPARQIQGIQVLWTPQEENDIVSEEKLLEDYPYLKALCDD, from the exons aTGGAGTCCCTGGAGGCCCTCGTGGCGCACATCCAGGGGCTCTCCGGCAGCCCCGAGGAGGTGGCCCACCTCCACAGCCTCCTCAAGCAGGCGGACGGCGACTCCCTGCgctcccacgccgccgcgctcgtccCCTTCCTCACGCACCTCAGCCCCGAGGCCCACTCCCTCGGCTACCTCTACCTCCT GGAGGCGTGCGCGACCTCGGGAGCCAATCTCGGCGCGGACTTCCTCGTCACCGTGGCCGATTTCCTCACCGCGTGCTCGGCGGACCAGATACGCCTGGCGCCCGACAAAT TCCTGAATGTGTGCAGGGTGTTCAAGGATCAGGTCATGCTGCTCAACACCCCGATCAGGGGGATCGCCCCACTGCGTGCGGCAGTCCGTAAGATCCAGGCTTCGCCCGAGCAGCTGACCCCGGTCCACGCCGAGTACCTTCTCCTGTGCCTGCTGGCGAAGCAGTACAAGGCTGGCCTGAGCGTCCTGGAGGATGACATATTCGAAGTCGATCAGCCAAAGGACCTGTTCCTCTACTGCTACTACGG AGGGATGATATACATTGGGCTCAAGAAGTTTCCTAAAGCTTCGGAGCTTCTTCACAAT GCTGTTACTGCCCCAATGTCATCGTTGAATGCGATTGCTGTGGAAGCCTACAAGAAGTACATCCTTGTTTCGCTCATTCAGAATGGACAG GTCCCATCATTTCCGAAGTATACATCTGCCACTGCTCAAAGAAATATGAAAAATCATGCCCAG ATTTATGTTGAGCTTTCTACATGCTATGGCAACGGTCGCTACACTGACTTAGAGACATTTGTCGAATCAAATGCAGCAGTGTTTCAATCC GACAACAACCTAGGGTTGGCGAAGCAAGTGCTCTCCTCGATGTACAAACGAAACATCCAAAGGCTGACCCAGACCTACTTAACTCTGTCACTTGAAGATATTGCTAGATCTGTTCAACTTGACACACCAAGGGATGCTGAAATGCATGTACTTCGCATG ATTGAAGATGGAGAGATCCATGCAACCATAAACCAGAAGGATGGCATGGTCAGCTTTCATGAAGATCCTGAACAATATAAAAGTGTTGAGATGGTGGAGCATATCGACACTTCTATTCAGAG GTTGACGGCTTTGTCCAAGAAGTTGGCTTCAATTGATGAGAACATGGCTTGCGATCCTGCATATTTACTCAAG GTTGATGTGAAAGATACAGGTGACTCATGGGAGCAGCATTTTGACAAAATTTCTGTCGAGGAGAGGAGCAAATTTGATGAAGAAACCCTCTACAACCTGGAAGgaatcaagaaaaagaaaagttactCTAGAAAACCAGATGGCTTCAGAAATGAGTACATAGTG TTAACCATTCTGGTTGCTGCCGATGGAGCACTGAAGTTCCCTCAAGTCAGAAACTATGCAGATCTGGAAGCAGTTGTGGAAAAGCTCAACTCTATACCCGCAAGGCAAATTCAG GGTATTCAAGTTCTATGGACTCCCCAAGAAGAGAACGACATTGTTTCAGAAGAGAAGCTGCTAGAGGATTATCCTTATCTGAAGGCCTTGTGTGATGATTAG
- the LOC101776258 gene encoding COP9 signalosome complex subunit 3 isoform X1, translating to MESLEALVAHIQGLSGSPEEVAHLHSLLKQADGDSLRSHAAALVPFLTHLSPEAHSLGYLYLLEACATSGANLGADFLVTVADFLTACSADQIRLAPDKFLNVCRVFKDQVMLLNTPIRGIAPLRAAVRKIQASPEQLTPVHAEYLLLCLLAKQYKAGLSVLEDDIFEVDQPKDLFLYCYYGGMIYIGLKKFPKASELLHNAVTAPMSSLNAIAVEAYKKYILVSLIQNGQVPSFPKYTSATAQRNMKNHAQIYVELSTCYGNGRYTDLETFVESNAAVFQSDNNLGLAKQVLSSMYKRNIQRLTQTYLTLSLEDIARSVQLDTPRDAEMHVLRMIEDGEIHATINQKDGMVSFHEDPEQYKSVEMVEHIDTSIQRLTALSKKLASIDENMACDPAYLLKGGITGDSTTTTSTPFHTSIFEMI from the exons aTGGAGTCCCTGGAGGCCCTCGTGGCGCACATCCAGGGGCTCTCCGGCAGCCCCGAGGAGGTGGCCCACCTCCACAGCCTCCTCAAGCAGGCGGACGGCGACTCCCTGCgctcccacgccgccgcgctcgtccCCTTCCTCACGCACCTCAGCCCCGAGGCCCACTCCCTCGGCTACCTCTACCTCCT GGAGGCGTGCGCGACCTCGGGAGCCAATCTCGGCGCGGACTTCCTCGTCACCGTGGCCGATTTCCTCACCGCGTGCTCGGCGGACCAGATACGCCTGGCGCCCGACAAAT TCCTGAATGTGTGCAGGGTGTTCAAGGATCAGGTCATGCTGCTCAACACCCCGATCAGGGGGATCGCCCCACTGCGTGCGGCAGTCCGTAAGATCCAGGCTTCGCCCGAGCAGCTGACCCCGGTCCACGCCGAGTACCTTCTCCTGTGCCTGCTGGCGAAGCAGTACAAGGCTGGCCTGAGCGTCCTGGAGGATGACATATTCGAAGTCGATCAGCCAAAGGACCTGTTCCTCTACTGCTACTACGG AGGGATGATATACATTGGGCTCAAGAAGTTTCCTAAAGCTTCGGAGCTTCTTCACAAT GCTGTTACTGCCCCAATGTCATCGTTGAATGCGATTGCTGTGGAAGCCTACAAGAAGTACATCCTTGTTTCGCTCATTCAGAATGGACAG GTCCCATCATTTCCGAAGTATACATCTGCCACTGCTCAAAGAAATATGAAAAATCATGCCCAG ATTTATGTTGAGCTTTCTACATGCTATGGCAACGGTCGCTACACTGACTTAGAGACATTTGTCGAATCAAATGCAGCAGTGTTTCAATCC GACAACAACCTAGGGTTGGCGAAGCAAGTGCTCTCCTCGATGTACAAACGAAACATCCAAAGGCTGACCCAGACCTACTTAACTCTGTCACTTGAAGATATTGCTAGATCTGTTCAACTTGACACACCAAGGGATGCTGAAATGCATGTACTTCGCATG ATTGAAGATGGAGAGATCCATGCAACCATAAACCAGAAGGATGGCATGGTCAGCTTTCATGAAGATCCTGAACAATATAAAAGTGTTGAGATGGTGGAGCATATCGACACTTCTATTCAGAG GTTGACGGCTTTGTCCAAGAAGTTGGCTTCAATTGATGAGAACATGGCTTGCGATCCTGCATATTTACTCAAG GGCGGGATAACCGGAGATTCGACTACGACGACTTCGACTCCGTTCCACACAAGTATTTTTGAGATGATTTAA
- the LOC101776258 gene encoding COP9 signalosome complex subunit 3 isoform X2, which produces MESLEALVAHIQGLSGSPEEVAHLHSLLKQADGDSLRSHAAALVPFLTHLSPEAHSLGYLYLLEACATSGANLGADFLVTVADFLTACSADQIRLAPDKFLNVCRVFKDQVMLLNTPIRGIAPLRAAVRKIQASPEQLTPVHAEYLLLCLLAKQYKAGLSVLEDDIFEVDQPKDLFLYCYYGGMIYIGLKKFPKASELLHNAVTAPMSSLNAIAVEAYKKYILVSLIQNGQVPSFPKYTSATAQRNMKNHAQIYVELSTCYGNGRYTDLETFVESNAAVFQSDNNLGLAKQVLSSMYKRNIQRLTQTYLTLSLEDIARSVQLDTPRDAEMHVLRMIEDGEIHATINQKDGMVSFHEDPEQYKSVEMVEHIDTSIQRLTALSKKLASIDENMACDPAYLLKTGRDNRRFDYDDFDSVPHKYF; this is translated from the exons aTGGAGTCCCTGGAGGCCCTCGTGGCGCACATCCAGGGGCTCTCCGGCAGCCCCGAGGAGGTGGCCCACCTCCACAGCCTCCTCAAGCAGGCGGACGGCGACTCCCTGCgctcccacgccgccgcgctcgtccCCTTCCTCACGCACCTCAGCCCCGAGGCCCACTCCCTCGGCTACCTCTACCTCCT GGAGGCGTGCGCGACCTCGGGAGCCAATCTCGGCGCGGACTTCCTCGTCACCGTGGCCGATTTCCTCACCGCGTGCTCGGCGGACCAGATACGCCTGGCGCCCGACAAAT TCCTGAATGTGTGCAGGGTGTTCAAGGATCAGGTCATGCTGCTCAACACCCCGATCAGGGGGATCGCCCCACTGCGTGCGGCAGTCCGTAAGATCCAGGCTTCGCCCGAGCAGCTGACCCCGGTCCACGCCGAGTACCTTCTCCTGTGCCTGCTGGCGAAGCAGTACAAGGCTGGCCTGAGCGTCCTGGAGGATGACATATTCGAAGTCGATCAGCCAAAGGACCTGTTCCTCTACTGCTACTACGG AGGGATGATATACATTGGGCTCAAGAAGTTTCCTAAAGCTTCGGAGCTTCTTCACAAT GCTGTTACTGCCCCAATGTCATCGTTGAATGCGATTGCTGTGGAAGCCTACAAGAAGTACATCCTTGTTTCGCTCATTCAGAATGGACAG GTCCCATCATTTCCGAAGTATACATCTGCCACTGCTCAAAGAAATATGAAAAATCATGCCCAG ATTTATGTTGAGCTTTCTACATGCTATGGCAACGGTCGCTACACTGACTTAGAGACATTTGTCGAATCAAATGCAGCAGTGTTTCAATCC GACAACAACCTAGGGTTGGCGAAGCAAGTGCTCTCCTCGATGTACAAACGAAACATCCAAAGGCTGACCCAGACCTACTTAACTCTGTCACTTGAAGATATTGCTAGATCTGTTCAACTTGACACACCAAGGGATGCTGAAATGCATGTACTTCGCATG ATTGAAGATGGAGAGATCCATGCAACCATAAACCAGAAGGATGGCATGGTCAGCTTTCATGAAGATCCTGAACAATATAAAAGTGTTGAGATGGTGGAGCATATCGACACTTCTATTCAGAG GTTGACGGCTTTGTCCAAGAAGTTGGCTTCAATTGATGAGAACATGGCTTGCGATCCTGCATATTTACTCAAG ACAGGGCGGGATAACCGGAGATTCGACTACGACGACTTCGACTCCGTTCCACACAAGTATTTTTGA
- the LOC101776658 gene encoding probable adenylate kinase 7, mitochondrial, with the protein MAGLLRLAARSLSRRAPAPAPARGLASSAAALAEDDYWSDWEDEEEEARRARASAPIPGTDPAGGGPRGVQWVVMGRPGPQKHAHAARLAEVLDVPYISMGTLVRQELNPASQLYRKIANSVNEGRLVPEDIIFGLLTKRLEEGYNKGETGFILDGIPRTRMQAEILDEIVDVDLVLNFKCADDCFMKTRSRGDICSHCGQLFDVRNSASTNSSPCVSSYTWHSQVEPASVLGLEDSRLERMRTYAKQTKLLEDYYKQQRKIVELKTSARPGETWQGLVAALHLQHLDAPPTPHKLTM; encoded by the exons atGGCCGGCCTCCTGCGGCTCGCCGCCCGATCCCTctcccgccgcgcgcccgcgcccgcccccgcccgggGCCTCGCGTCCTCCGCGGCGGCCCTGGCGGAGGACGACTACTGGTCCGActgggaggacgaggaggaggaggcgcgccgcgcgcgggccTCGGCCCCGATCCCCGGGACCGACCCCGCCGGCGGGGGCCCCCGGGGCGTGCAGTGGGTCGTGATGGGCCGTCCCGGCCCGCAGAAGCACGCCCACGCCGCGCGCCTCGCGGAGGTGCTCGACGTCCCGTACATCTCCATGGGGACGCTCGTCAGGCAGGAGCTCAACCCCGCCTCCCAGCTCTACAGGAAG ATTGCAAATTCGGTAAACGAAGGGAGGCTTGTGCCTGAGGACATCATATTTGGACTGCTGACGAAGCGGCTTGAGGAGGGATACAACAAGGGTGAAACCGGATTCATTCTTGATGGGATACCACGCACCCGAATGCAAGCT GAGATTCTTGATGAGATTGTGGATGTTGATTTGGTTCTGAATTTCAAATGTGCTGATGACTGTTTCATGAAGACGCGGTCAAGGGGTGACATCTGTTCCCACTGTGGGCAGCTCTTTGATGTCCGCAATTCAGCATCTACAAACAGTAGCCCCTGTGTCAGCAGTTATACATGGCATTCTCAGGTAGAGCCTGCTAGTGTTCTTGGCCTCGAAGACTCAAGGTTGGAGAGGATGCGTACTTATGCTAAGCAG ACCAAGCTGCTGGAAGACTACTACAAGCAACAGAGAAAAATTGTGGAACTGAAGACATCAGCTCGCCCTGGGGAAACATGGCAGGGGCTTGTAGCCGCACTGCATCTCCAGCATCTGGACGCACCCCCAACACCGCACAAACTCACCATGTAA
- the LOC105914662 gene encoding auxin-induced protein 15A, which produces MGGGGKKLQQLMARLHLARQQGGVVPRGHFVVYVGEARARFVVPTAYLKQPAFVALLESAEEDYFGLDHHCHPGGLTIPSCSERDFATLVRSFG; this is translated from the coding sequence atgggcggcggcgggaagaaGCTGCAGCAGCTGATGGCGCGGCTGCACCTGGCGAGGCAGCAGGGAGGGGTGGTGCCGCGGGGCCACTTCGTGGTGTACGTGGGGGAGGCGCGGGCGCGGTTCGTGGTGCCGACGGCGTACCTGAAGCAGCCGGCGTTCGTGGCGCTGCTGGAGAGCGCGGAGGAGGACTACTTCGGCCTCGACCACCACTGCCACCCCGGCGGACTCACCATCCCCTCCTGCTCCGAGCGGGACTTCGCAACGCTCGTACGGAGCTTCGGCTAA